The proteins below are encoded in one region of Apium graveolens cultivar Ventura chromosome 4, ASM990537v1, whole genome shotgun sequence:
- the LOC141718400 gene encoding early nodulin-like protein 17, producing the protein MKRGILSPVTVAVLTCLVLVVMLPEVWSKRYMVGGNQGWSANVNYTLWARNITFYTEDWLFFVYDRYQMDVLEVNRTNYETCNAEHPMHNYTTGAGRDVVALNVTRNYYFISSKGFCYSGMKLAVHVVKTPPPPKASPEKSDSPSRIFNLRSQIVFPTVLAMAAVWDSLLRI; encoded by the exons atgaagagaggTATTTTATCGCCGGTGACAGTGGCGGTGCTAACATGTTTGGTGTTAGTGGTGATGTTGCCGGAAGTTTGGTCAAAGAGGTACATGGTGGGGGGTAATCAGGGGTGGAGTGCCAATGTTAACTATACTCTCTGGGCTCGCAACATTACTTTCTATACCGAAGATTGGCTCT TTTTTGTTTATGACAGATACCAGATGGACGTGCTGGAAGTGAACAGGACAAACTACGAGACCTGTAATGCCGAACATCCAATGCACAATTATACAACGGGAGCTGGAAGAGATGTCGTAGCACTCAATGTGACCCGAAACTACTATTTCATTAGTAGCAAAGGTTTCTGCTATTCGGGGATGAAATTAGCTGTACACGTTGTGAAGACACCTCCCCCTCCAAAAGCTTCGCCGGAAAAGAGTGACTCACCATCAAGAATATTTAACCTTAGAAGCCAGATTGTTTTTCCAACTGTTCTTGCTATGGCTGCTGTGTGGGACTCGCTGCTCCGGATCTAA